One Acidimicrobiia bacterium genomic window carries:
- a CDS encoding SGNH hydrolase domain-containing protein produces the protein MRSSKWVVAPAIVLLTAMLAGTLLASRSARSAERPLAAEAARPQSPAAAPTASLEMPPTLGPGARLVFMGDSVGGNVARALVPEAARRGAVVTPHTVPGCSNIAGLPVTADDQIIPWGPNCLRHLEQSWRAMVAATPADAVLWLSSFDASRRLIEGVIADPATPEGRVRIAGLILNTANIVAPVGSARRIVFLLPAPQSPSYFKGDADPGSVASVESYRAILHLVVGSDPTRFSMLSLDAFLCPAGPPCPVEVAPGVAPRAVDGRHFVPAGAAWLAPQILDSLGVD, from the coding sequence GTGCGTTCGAGCAAGTGGGTGGTCGCGCCTGCCATCGTGCTGCTGACGGCGATGCTCGCTGGCACGTTGCTAGCCAGCCGGAGCGCGCGTTCGGCCGAGCGCCCGTTGGCCGCAGAAGCGGCCCGACCTCAGTCGCCCGCAGCGGCACCCACGGCGAGTCTCGAGATGCCACCCACGCTGGGGCCCGGCGCGCGCCTGGTGTTCATGGGGGACTCCGTCGGCGGAAACGTGGCCCGGGCCCTGGTACCGGAGGCCGCCCGGCGCGGCGCGGTCGTGACTCCGCACACGGTGCCAGGGTGCTCGAACATCGCCGGGTTGCCGGTCACCGCGGATGACCAGATCATCCCGTGGGGACCGAACTGCCTGCGCCACCTGGAGCAGAGTTGGCGCGCGATGGTTGCCGCGACACCAGCCGACGCCGTGCTGTGGCTCTCGAGCTTCGACGCGTCCCGCCGACTGATCGAAGGCGTGATCGCGGATCCAGCCACGCCCGAAGGGCGTGTGCGCATCGCGGGGCTCATCCTCAACACCGCGAACATCGTGGCGCCGGTCGGGAGTGCCCGACGGATCGTCTTCCTTCTGCCCGCGCCACAATCACCAAGCTACTTCAAGGGTGACGCCGACCCCGGGTCGGTGGCCTCCGTGGAGTCCTACCGCGCGATCCTCCATCTCGTCGTGGGCAGCGACCCGACGCGCTTCTCGATGTTGAGCCTGGACGCGTTCCTGTGTCCCGCGGGACCACCGTGTCCTGTGGAGGTGGCGCCGGGCGTCGCGCCACGCGCGGTCGACGGGCGTCACTTCGTTCCGGCTGGCGCCGCGTGGCTTGCGCCGCAGATCCTCGATTCGCTGGGCGTGGACTGA
- a CDS encoding PAC2 family protein, whose translation MEDGLLWERKSPNLRRPVLLAGFEGWNDAADAASTAATWLTQHGSGGAERVALVDPQEHFDFQSRRPQVTLVGGVTRSITWPENVFFTVPREERDLVVLRGIEPSYKWRSFCRAVIAVAQETACEMVVTFGALLADVPHTRAARVTGTATDPDLVERLGLARSRYEGPTGIVGVLHDQCRVEGIDSVSLWAPVPHYLASPPNPPASLALLDRAAGLLELDLDLARLHRTAAAWREKVDEVAAADDDVRGYVRTLEERYDADAESDASDTSWGANLPTGDELATEVERFLREQRGD comes from the coding sequence GTGGAAGATGGCCTTCTCTGGGAGCGCAAGTCCCCCAACCTGCGCCGGCCCGTCCTCCTTGCCGGATTCGAGGGCTGGAACGACGCGGCCGACGCCGCGTCGACCGCTGCGACCTGGTTGACCCAACACGGATCGGGCGGTGCTGAGCGCGTCGCCCTCGTCGATCCTCAGGAACACTTCGATTTTCAATCGCGACGGCCACAGGTGACGCTGGTCGGCGGCGTCACACGGTCTATAACGTGGCCGGAGAACGTCTTTTTCACCGTGCCTCGGGAGGAACGTGACCTCGTGGTGCTGCGTGGCATCGAGCCCAGCTACAAGTGGCGGTCGTTCTGCCGCGCCGTGATCGCCGTCGCGCAGGAGACCGCGTGCGAGATGGTGGTCACCTTCGGAGCGCTTCTCGCCGATGTTCCGCACACCCGCGCCGCCCGGGTCACCGGGACCGCGACCGACCCCGACCTCGTCGAGCGACTGGGCCTCGCCCGATCACGCTACGAAGGTCCCACGGGCATCGTCGGTGTGCTCCACGACCAGTGCCGAGTCGAAGGCATCGACTCGGTCTCGCTGTGGGCGCCCGTCCCGCACTACCTCGCCTCGCCACCGAACCCACCGGCCAGCCTGGCCCTGCTCGACCGAGCCGCGGGACTGCTCGAGCTCGATCTCGACCTCGCGCGTCTGCACCGCACCGCCGCGGCGTGGCGGGAGAAGGTCGACGAGGTGGCCGCAGCCGACGACGACGTGCGCGGCTACGTGCGCACGCTCGAAGAACGCTACGACGCCGACGCCGAATCTGACGCGTCGGACACGTCGTGGGGCGCCAACCTCCCCACCGGCGACGAGCTCGCCACCGAGGTCGAGCGGTTCCTCCGCGAGCAGCGCGGCGACTAG
- a CDS encoding M20/M25/M40 family metallo-hydrolase: MTIADPVAETTDLLQHLIRNACVNDGTVESGAEIRSVDVLESYLAGGGLDVERFEPRPGRASLVARIEGSDPSAPSLLLMGHTDVVPVNPDGWTRDPFSGDIVDDFIWGRGAVDMLNITASQAVAFRRLADSGFRPKGTLIYLAVADEEALGTWGARWLVENERDAVYADYVLTESGGYQMPTADGVRLPVLTAEKGTFWTKLRIRGTPGHGSQPFRTDNAVVTAAEVVRRISEYQPQSQIHDVWRQFVEGMDYPDEIRRAFLDPQGLRDALAELPLGMSRLVHACTHTTFAPTIVHGGTKTNVIPDLVELEVDIRTMPDQDGADARAMLEEALGDLADLVEIESNDDPATESPTDTPLWDTLDRVSSRLVDNSSLVPFLMVGGTDNRYFRRAGSVGYGFALFSRRLSFEDYATMFHGNDERVDIDSLRMSEELWEAVARDLLE, from the coding sequence ATGACGATCGCCGATCCGGTCGCGGAGACCACCGACCTCCTCCAGCACCTCATCCGCAACGCGTGCGTGAACGACGGGACGGTCGAGTCGGGGGCAGAGATCCGCAGCGTCGACGTGCTCGAGTCGTATCTGGCCGGTGGCGGGCTCGACGTCGAACGCTTCGAGCCTCGACCCGGACGGGCGAGCCTGGTTGCGCGCATCGAGGGCTCGGACCCGTCGGCCCCCAGCTTGCTGTTGATGGGCCACACCGACGTCGTGCCCGTGAACCCCGACGGCTGGACCCGCGACCCGTTCTCGGGCGACATCGTGGACGACTTCATATGGGGGCGCGGTGCGGTGGACATGTTGAACATCACCGCGTCGCAGGCGGTCGCATTCCGACGCCTCGCCGACAGCGGATTCCGACCCAAGGGAACCCTCATCTATCTCGCCGTCGCCGATGAGGAGGCGCTCGGGACGTGGGGCGCGCGTTGGCTCGTCGAGAACGAGCGCGACGCCGTCTACGCCGACTATGTGCTCACGGAGTCGGGCGGGTACCAGATGCCGACGGCCGACGGCGTACGACTTCCGGTGCTGACCGCCGAGAAGGGCACCTTCTGGACCAAGCTGCGGATCAGAGGAACACCAGGTCACGGTTCCCAGCCGTTCCGTACGGACAACGCGGTTGTGACCGCGGCCGAGGTGGTTCGACGGATCAGCGAGTACCAGCCGCAGAGTCAGATCCACGACGTGTGGCGTCAGTTCGTCGAAGGGATGGACTACCCGGACGAGATCAGGCGTGCCTTCCTCGATCCGCAAGGACTCCGCGACGCGCTGGCAGAGTTGCCACTCGGCATGTCGCGCTTGGTCCATGCGTGCACGCACACGACGTTCGCACCCACCATCGTCCACGGCGGCACGAAGACGAACGTGATCCCCGACCTCGTCGAGCTGGAAGTCGACATCCGCACCATGCCCGATCAGGACGGCGCCGATGCCCGTGCCATGCTCGAAGAGGCGCTCGGTGACCTCGCCGACCTCGTCGAGATCGAGTCGAACGACGATCCCGCCACTGAGTCACCCACCGACACGCCGTTGTGGGACACGCTCGACCGGGTGTCGAGTCGGCTCGTCGACAACTCGTCCCTCGTGCCGTTCCTGATGGTCGGTGGTACCGACAACCGCTACTTCCGGCGCGCCGGATCCGTCGGGTACGGGTTCGCGTTGTTCAGCCGGCGCCTGTCGTTCGAGGACTACGCCACGATGTTCCACGGCAACGACGAGCGCGTCGACATCGACTCGCTGCGCATGTCCGAAGAGCTCTGGGAAGCCGTCGCCCGCGACCTGCTCGAGTAG
- a CDS encoding SGNH hydrolase domain-containing protein has translation MQRSLPVLAVALAVSLGAVPAARADPTVSASELESVDGSLVVRAHDLAALETPTALGPDARMVFIGDSVGGNVAAGIAAEADRRGAGVEQSTRAGCAPIDGRPVKANGSLVGSALPCEAARPEWLASVAATPADAVLWLSTYDAGDRLVGGVLVDPATPEGRVRTAELVVAAADVVAPPRSGRRVVFLLEAPHLPGAAPSPATVQSVTDVQRHRAILHLVVRTDPDRFSILNLERFLCPAGPPCPAEPAPGIQPRVPFNGHINPKGAAWLAPLILDALGVT, from the coding sequence GTGCAGCGATCGCTCCCGGTGCTCGCGGTCGCGCTCGCGGTTTCGCTCGGAGCGGTCCCGGCCGCCCGCGCCGACCCGACGGTGAGTGCCTCGGAGCTCGAGAGCGTGGACGGATCGCTCGTCGTGCGCGCGCACGACTTGGCGGCGCTGGAGACGCCGACGGCCCTCGGTCCCGACGCCCGCATGGTGTTCATCGGAGACTCGGTCGGTGGGAACGTCGCGGCGGGCATCGCCGCGGAGGCCGACCGGCGCGGCGCGGGCGTCGAGCAGTCGACCCGGGCGGGGTGCGCGCCGATCGACGGGCGCCCGGTGAAGGCCAACGGCAGCCTCGTGGGATCGGCGCTGCCCTGCGAGGCGGCCCGCCCCGAGTGGCTGGCATCGGTCGCGGCGACACCAGCCGACGCGGTGCTGTGGCTCTCGACGTACGACGCCGGGGACCGGCTGGTCGGCGGCGTGTTGGTGGACCCCGCCACCCCCGAAGGCCGCGTGCGCACGGCCGAGCTCGTCGTGGCCGCGGCCGATGTCGTCGCCCCGCCGCGCAGCGGGCGTCGGGTCGTCTTCTTGCTCGAGGCGCCCCACCTACCTGGCGCGGCCCCGTCGCCGGCCACCGTCCAGTCGGTGACCGACGTCCAGCGACACCGCGCGATCCTGCACCTCGTCGTGCGCACCGACCCGGACCGCTTCTCGATCCTCAACCTCGAGCGCTTCCTGTGCCCGGCCGGGCCGCCGTGCCCGGCGGAGCCTGCGCCCGGGATCCAGCCCCGCGTCCCGTTCAACGGACACATCAATCCGAAAGGCGCGGCGTGGCTCGCGCCACTGATCCTCGACGCGCTCGGCGTTACGTGA
- a CDS encoding SGNH hydrolase domain-containing protein, with translation MTTRLLVHLLLATLAVVALATPASARSDVREALIGMDGSVVIAAQRLAALETPATLGAGAHMVIFGDSLGGDIAAGLIPEAARRGAQVVPYTQAGCSNITGLATFESGTVIPWMSGCLDYLLSTWRSSVAATPADAVLWLSSFDASTRLIDGVLADPATPEGRQRIAATIRETADVVAPPGSGRRIVFLLPSAFPPGAQGGVDATSVIDVQRHRAIMHLVVSADPERFSMLLLDRFLCPAGPPCPLEPAPGIVPRPADGGHVNPEGAAWLAPQILDALGVT, from the coding sequence ATGACGACACGGCTTCTCGTTCACCTCCTGCTCGCAACGCTCGCCGTCGTCGCGCTGGCCACCCCTGCCAGCGCGCGGAGCGACGTCCGCGAGGCGCTCATCGGCATGGACGGATCGGTCGTGATCGCCGCGCAACGACTCGCCGCGCTCGAGACGCCGGCGACCCTCGGAGCCGGCGCCCACATGGTGATCTTCGGCGATTCCCTCGGCGGTGACATCGCCGCGGGGCTCATACCGGAAGCGGCCAGGCGCGGCGCGCAGGTCGTCCCGTACACCCAGGCGGGGTGCTCCAACATCACGGGCCTGGCCACGTTCGAGAGCGGCACGGTCATTCCGTGGATGTCGGGATGTCTCGACTACCTCCTCTCGACCTGGCGGTCTTCCGTGGCCGCCACACCCGCCGATGCCGTGCTCTGGCTGTCGAGCTTCGACGCATCCACGCGCTTGATCGACGGCGTCCTCGCTGATCCCGCGACGCCCGAAGGGCGACAGCGGATTGCCGCGACGATCCGCGAGACGGCCGACGTGGTCGCACCGCCTGGAAGCGGTCGACGCATCGTGTTCCTCTTACCGTCCGCGTTCCCACCTGGCGCGCAGGGCGGCGTCGACGCGACGTCGGTGATCGACGTGCAACGACACCGGGCGATCATGCATCTCGTGGTGAGCGCCGATCCTGAGCGGTTCTCGATGCTCTTGCTGGACCGGTTCCTCTGCCCGGCGGGTCCCCCGTGTCCGCTGGAACCGGCGCCAGGCATCGTGCCGCGACCGGCCGACGGCGGCCACGTCAATCCCGAGGGCGCGGCGTGGCTCGCACCACAGATCCTCGACGCACTCGGCGTGACCTGA
- a CDS encoding MBL fold metallo-hydrolase, translated as MTEVAPGVIRMQLPIWMPGLGHVNTYGLLDDRGLAVVDPGLPGPKSWRALKSRLKTAGYTVGDIHTVIVTHSHPDHFGGAGRIKREAGADLIAHKAFTTWSLEESSRRNRLPTEQEAAEAERIAAAAAQALDIGGEEIPTIADHVDDYEGDPLRNDPTEETQAGSVPWGGETPWGGSKHPLPPLARRLAIRALRRLFAPPRPSRRVVHGERLQLAGREWVSVHTPGHTIDHLCLYDPEHGLLLSGDHVLPSITPHISGVGNGADALKSYIQTLDLVAALDGVRRGLPAHGHPFDDVPGRVEGIKQHHEERMELLRDASLALGPATVQQLAHEIFPKRHWGVMAESETFAHLEHMVLAGAVERWDDHGSLIYRAAVA; from the coding sequence GGTGGTGGATCCGGGGCTCCCCGGACCGAAGTCGTGGCGGGCACTGAAGTCGCGCCTCAAGACCGCCGGGTACACCGTCGGCGACATCCACACCGTGATCGTCACCCACTCGCACCCCGACCACTTCGGCGGCGCCGGTCGCATCAAGCGGGAAGCCGGTGCGGACCTGATCGCGCACAAGGCGTTCACCACGTGGTCACTCGAGGAGTCGAGCCGGCGCAACCGCCTACCGACGGAGCAGGAGGCGGCCGAAGCAGAGCGAATCGCGGCCGCGGCCGCGCAGGCGCTCGACATCGGCGGCGAGGAGATCCCGACGATCGCCGACCACGTCGACGACTACGAAGGCGACCCACTTCGCAACGACCCGACCGAGGAGACGCAGGCTGGCTCCGTGCCCTGGGGCGGCGAGACGCCATGGGGTGGCAGCAAGCACCCACTGCCTCCGCTCGCGCGCCGTCTCGCGATCCGCGCGCTGCGCAGACTGTTCGCGCCACCGCGTCCGTCGCGGCGAGTGGTCCACGGCGAACGCCTCCAGCTGGCCGGGCGCGAATGGGTTTCCGTCCACACACCTGGGCACACGATCGACCACCTCTGCCTGTACGACCCCGAGCACGGGTTGCTGCTCTCCGGCGATCACGTGTTGCCGTCGATCACGCCCCACATCTCGGGTGTCGGCAACGGGGCCGACGCATTGAAGTCGTACATCCAGACGCTGGACCTCGTCGCCGCACTCGACGGTGTGCGCCGGGGGCTCCCGGCCCACGGCCACCCGTTCGACGATGTGCCGGGACGCGTCGAGGGGATCAAGCAACATCACGAAGAGCGCATGGAGCTCCTCCGGGACGCGTCGCTGGCCTTGGGACCGGCAACCGTGCAGCAGCTCGCGCACGAGATCTTTCCGAAGCGCCACTGGGGTGTGATGGCCGAGAGCGAGACGTTCGCGCACCTCGAGCACATGGTCCTTGCCGGTGCCGTCGAACGATGGGACGACCACGGAAGCCTGATCTACCGCGCGGCCGTCGCCTGA